In Pseudomonadales bacterium, a single window of DNA contains:
- a CDS encoding ABC transporter permease produces the protein MNAIITIVLAEFQRSIRNRWALSSVILLASLAFSLVALGSTPIGDSRASLMSITTVSLSSLSLYLIPLVALTISFDAIVGEQEQGTLLLLLTYPISRWQIILGKFVGHLAVLMLAIVLGYGSAGIYLASLESSVLSDWVSYGQMMGSSLLLGAVFISIGCLISLLSKVRASAIGAAVGVWLFLLVLYDLILLGLILADKEQQLLPAIFDVLVLLNPADAYRLYNLAGSEAASMVSGVTNMANSFDANVLLGLMCGWVMLLLSTAIYLFSRKEL, from the coding sequence ATGAACGCAATTATCACTATCGTTCTCGCCGAATTTCAGCGCTCTATACGTAACCGCTGGGCTTTGTCATCAGTGATATTGCTTGCAAGTTTAGCCTTCTCTTTAGTTGCCCTGGGCTCTACCCCAATCGGTGATTCCCGCGCCAGCCTAATGAGTATTACTACCGTTAGCCTTTCCAGTTTGAGCCTGTATCTTATTCCACTGGTGGCGCTGACTATTTCCTTTGACGCCATTGTTGGTGAGCAGGAGCAGGGTACTTTATTACTATTATTGACCTACCCGATATCGCGTTGGCAAATTATATTGGGTAAGTTTGTGGGCCATTTAGCTGTGCTTATGTTGGCCATTGTGTTGGGCTACGGAAGCGCAGGAATATACTTGGCGAGCTTAGAAAGTTCGGTATTAAGCGACTGGGTTAGCTACGGCCAAATGATGGGCAGTTCGCTCTTGCTAGGAGCAGTATTCATTAGCATCGGATGCCTGATTAGTTTGCTCAGCAAAGTACGTGCGAGTGCCATTGGGGCGGCGGTCGGGGTTTGGCTGTTTTTGTTAGTACTTTATGATCTCATTCTGTTAGGACTGATATTGGCGGATAAAGAGCAACAATTATTACCAGCGATTTTTGATGTGCTGGTGTTACTTAATCCTGCGGACGCTTATCGACTTTATAACTTGGCCGGATCCGAAGCTGCAAGCATGGTGTCTGGTGTCACCAACATGGCTAACTCTTTCGACGCCAATGTTCTGCTCGGTTTGATGTGCGGATGGGT
- a CDS encoding ABC transporter ATP-binding protein: MIKLSQVSKYYGNKAVVQQVDLSVSAGESVAIIGHNGAGKTTLMKLILGLAQPSSGILHISTETGKNPHSDIGFLPETVSFQGEMTGNQVLRFYARLKHASQNQCAELMQLVGLSEAANARVKTYSKGMRQRLGLAQALLGQPKLLVLDEPTTGLDPFLRRHFYQILRGCQAQGTAILISSHALSEIEGEIDKILIMKQGAVVIQGSLEQLRDAAKLPTQIRVISLPGKELAFKAFQQQSSYAVNGKDSFNTFSFQCQQDKKMELMQQIMDQQANIKDVQIIPPRLDDLYSHFVGKESRG, from the coding sequence ATGATTAAACTTTCCCAGGTTAGCAAATATTACGGTAACAAAGCCGTTGTCCAGCAAGTGGATTTATCCGTATCTGCTGGTGAAAGTGTGGCGATTATCGGACATAACGGAGCCGGTAAAACCACCCTGATGAAGCTTATTCTAGGTTTGGCGCAACCCAGTTCCGGAATACTGCATATTTCAACAGAAACCGGTAAAAACCCACATAGCGATATTGGCTTTCTTCCGGAAACCGTATCTTTTCAAGGGGAGATGACAGGTAACCAAGTGCTGAGGTTCTATGCCCGGTTAAAGCACGCGTCACAAAACCAATGTGCTGAACTAATGCAGCTAGTGGGTTTAAGCGAAGCGGCTAATGCTCGTGTCAAAACCTATTCAAAAGGCATGAGACAACGCTTGGGCTTAGCTCAGGCGCTGCTTGGACAGCCAAAATTACTCGTGCTGGATGAGCCGACAACTGGCTTGGACCCTTTTCTCAGACGTCACTTTTATCAAATATTACGTGGCTGTCAGGCTCAGGGAACGGCTATTTTGATATCTTCGCACGCACTGTCAGAGATAGAAGGGGAGATCGACAAAATCCTAATCATGAAACAGGGGGCTGTGGTTATTCAGGGAAGCTTAGAACAACTGCGTGATGCGGCGAAGTTACCCACCCAAATTCGCGTGATTAGCTTGCCTGGCAAAGAGCTTGCCTTTAAGGCGTTTCAGCAGCAGTCTAGTTATGCTGTTAATGGTAAAGATAGCTTTAATACCTTTTCCTTCCAATGCCAACAAGATAAAAAAATGGAATTAATGCAGCAGATTATGGATCAACAAGCCAACATTAAGGATGTACAAATTATTCCACCACGGCTGGATGACCTGTATTCCCATTTTGTGGGTAAGGAAAGTCGCGGATGA